The Fusarium keratoplasticum isolate Fu6.1 chromosome 8, whole genome shotgun sequence genome includes a region encoding these proteins:
- a CDS encoding MFS domain-containing protein yields the protein MAINDDKVTRVSQDDHPHDYHGIKDLAIAKQAAEEEHRLTFLEAIRRYPLAVMWSVLLSTSIIMEGYDIVLISSFFAQPSFREHYGEYIPKTDTYQITASWQNGLSNAVSVGTIIGAFANGFFTHKFGYRKVLLASLVTICGCVFISFFSPSLPVLLVGQFLCGIPWGVFATMAPAYASEVCPMVLRGYLTVYVNLCWALGQLVSAGVQAGFSDREGQWSYRVPFAIQWAWPVPLFIVLWFAPESPWYFVRTGNYDEAEKSVTRLGSTSKGANAKQTVAMMIHTNEIEKSIDQGTSYIDCFRGVDLRRTEIACMAFAAQPFCGSAMGGTPTYFFVQAGLPESISFRMSVGGLGIASVGTIVSWWLLHPFGRRTLYLWGLGLLTAILLAVGFISVGASNSEGGNYAQASMMLLWLGVYYLTVGPVCYAIISEVSSTRLRNKSICLSRIVYYVAQIICNVINPYMLNPTAGDWRGKTGFFWAGCAFVFFVWTFFRLPETKDKTFEELDILFAHGVKAREFADYRVDAYAEGGDVLTKEG from the coding sequence ATGGCTATCAACGATGACAAGGTGACCAGGGTCAGCCAAGATGACCACCCTCACGACTATcacggcatcaaggaccTGGCCATCGCTAAGCAGGCAGCCGAGGAAGAGCACAGACTCACCTTTCTCGAAGCTATTCGGCGATACCCTCTGGCCGTCATGTGGTCTGTCCTGCTATCgacctccatcatcatggaaGGATACGACATCGTCCtgatctcctccttcttcgcccAGCCCTCCTTCAGAGAGCACTACGGAGAGTACATTCCCAAGACCGACACGTACCAGATCACCGCCTCCTGGCAAAACGGCCTCAGCAATGCCGTTAGCGTGGGAACCATCATCGGCGCCTTTGCCAACGGCTTCTTCACTCACAAGTTTGGTTACCGCaaggtcctcctcgcctcgcTCGTCACCATCTGCGGCTGTgtcttcatctccttcttctcccccagCCTCCCCGTTCTACTGGTCGGGCAATTCCTCTGCGGGATTCCCTGGGGAGTTTTTGCCACCATGGCCCCGGCCTACGCATCCGAGGTCTGCCCCATGGTCCTACGTGGCTACCTCACTGTCTATGTGAACCTCTGCTGGgcccttggccagctcgtcTCGGCCGGCGTGCAGGCTGGGTTCTCTGACAGGGAAGGCCAATGGTCTTACCGCGTTCCATTCGCCATCCAGTGGGCTTGGCCTGTTCCCCTTTTCATCGTGCTCTGGTTTGCCCCTGAATCTCCCTGGTACTTTGTCCGCACCGGAAACTATGACGAGGCCGAAAAGTCTGTCACTCGCCTTGGTTCTACGTCCAAAGGCGCCAACGCCAAGCAAACCGTCGCCATGATGATCCACACCAACGAGATTGAGAAGTCTATCGACCAAGGCACCTCCTATATCGATTGCTTCCGCGGGGTTGACCTCCGCCGAACTGAGATCGCCTGCATGGCATTCGCTGCTCAGCCCTTCTGCGGCTCGGCCATGGGCGGCACTCCTACATATTTCTTCGTCCAGGCCGGCCTTCCCGAGTCAATCTCATTCCGCATGTCCGTGGGTGGACTTGGAATTGCTTCTGTGGGCACCATTGTCTCTTGGTGGTTGCTTCACCCCTTTGGCCGCCGGACCCTGTACCTCTGGGGGCTCGGTCTCCTAACTGCCATCTTACTAGCTGTCGGCTTCATCAGCGTCGGGGCTAGTAACTCGGAAGGTGGCAACTACGCTCAGGCTAGCATGATGCTTTTATGGCTCGGCGTTTATTATTTAACTGTCGGTCCTGTCTGCTACGCCATCATCTCTGAAGTTTCCTCGACCCGCCTCCGGAACAAGAGCATCTGCCTCAGCCGTATTGTCTACTATGTCGCTCAGATCATTTGCAATGTCATCAACCCATACATGCTGAACCCAACTGCCGGTGACTGGCGTGGCAAAActggcttcttctgggcTGGGTGCGCCTTTGTCTTCTTTGTATGGACTTTTTTCCGTCTTCCAGAGACTAAGGATAAGACGTTTGAAGAACTTGATATTCTGTTTGCTCACGGCGTCAAGGCTCGTGAATTCGCTGACTACCGCGTCGACGCCTACGCCGAAGGTGGTGATGTTTTGACCAAGGAGGGCTGA